A window of Bacteroidia bacterium contains these coding sequences:
- a CDS encoding type II toxin-antitoxin system RelE/ParE family toxin has product MNYSVKVLPRFEKLLKRLVKKYPSLKSEYTELVRSLRNDPEQGTAIGHNCYKIRLAIKSKGKGKSGGARIITHIVVTSEIVYLLSIYDKSEQADITDKELRELLRSIPK; this is encoded by the coding sequence ATGAATTATAGTGTCAAGGTTCTTCCAAGATTTGAGAAACTCCTAAAGAGGCTGGTTAAAAAGTACCCTTCTTTAAAATCAGAATATACTGAACTTGTCAGGAGTTTAAGGAATGATCCAGAGCAAGGAACTGCCATAGGCCATAACTGCTATAAAATCCGCTTGGCCATAAAATCAAAAGGGAAGGGGAAATCCGGAGGGGCGAGGATCATTACGCACATCGTAGTTACTTCCGAGATAGTTTACCTTCTTTCAATTTATGATAAATCGGAGCAGGCAGATATTACTGACAAAGAACTGCGGGAACTTCTTAGATCAATCCCTAAATGA
- a CDS encoding HAMP domain-containing sensor histidine kinase, with protein sequence MTKQKIFSSLFWRISAILLLLLVVTGFTYAYISARSTQLYYQEANQRLNAKIAEHIVGDVSPFVNGEVNEEVVKELFHNIMVINPSVEVYLLDAQGNILTFFAPEKKIKIDQVPLGPMHEFIEAKGESFITGIDPRHPNTEKVFSAAPVVEDGRIIGYIYVILVSEEFVSVTDFLLGSYILRLGTFSMAIALVAALIIGLIAIWLITKYLNTIIQEVKRFQKGDYSARIPVKDNGELSQMAVAFNEMADTIVANIEELKKTHDLRKELIANVSHDLRTPLALMNGYIETLIIKQQSLTHEERKDYLDTVAQSMERMRSMVDELFELSKLEARQKLPQKEPFFINELVQDITQKYQLVAEEKRISIRPVLTKDLPPVYADVSMMERAIQNLLDNALKFSPTGGIITVELQRIRKGVEVRVSDNGPGIRQDEMPYIFDRYRSRSNHGSLDMMGTGLGLAIVSKILDLHDIKIEVKSSRNSGTSFIFNLPEYEKKGVMAK encoded by the coding sequence ATGACTAAACAAAAGATCTTTAGTAGCCTTTTTTGGCGGATATCGGCAATCCTGTTGCTGCTACTCGTTGTGACCGGTTTTACCTATGCCTATATCTCTGCCCGCTCTACGCAGCTCTATTACCAGGAAGCCAATCAACGCCTGAATGCCAAGATTGCGGAGCATATAGTAGGTGACGTCTCTCCTTTTGTGAATGGTGAGGTGAATGAGGAAGTGGTCAAGGAGCTATTCCACAATATCATGGTAATCAATCCAAGTGTAGAAGTTTACCTGCTTGATGCTCAAGGAAACATCCTTACCTTTTTTGCACCGGAGAAAAAAATAAAGATTGACCAGGTACCGCTTGGGCCTATGCACGAATTTATTGAGGCAAAAGGTGAAAGTTTTATCACCGGAATAGATCCCCGCCATCCCAATACGGAGAAGGTGTTTTCTGCTGCACCTGTAGTGGAAGATGGCCGGATTATCGGCTATATTTACGTGATCCTGGTGAGTGAGGAGTTTGTTTCGGTCACCGACTTCCTTCTGGGGAGTTATATCCTGCGGCTCGGCACGTTTTCCATGGCCATCGCATTGGTGGCCGCTTTAATAATCGGCCTCATCGCCATCTGGCTAATTACCAAGTATCTCAACACCATTATCCAGGAAGTAAAACGATTCCAAAAGGGAGATTACAGCGCCCGCATCCCGGTGAAGGACAATGGCGAGCTGTCGCAAATGGCGGTGGCGTTCAATGAAATGGCCGATACCATTGTAGCCAATATTGAAGAATTGAAGAAGACCCACGACCTGCGCAAAGAACTAATCGCCAACGTATCCCACGATCTGCGCACGCCTCTGGCACTAATGAATGGCTACATTGAGACACTCATCATTAAGCAGCAATCGTTGACCCACGAGGAGCGAAAAGACTACCTCGATACGGTGGCCCAGAGCATGGAACGTATGCGCAGCATGGTTGACGAGCTTTTTGAACTATCTAAATTGGAAGCCCGCCAGAAACTACCGCAAAAGGAACCATTCTTCATTAATGAGCTGGTGCAGGATATCACCCAAAAGTACCAACTGGTGGCAGAGGAGAAACGCATCAGCATTCGCCCGGTACTGACCAAGGACCTCCCGCCCGTATATGCCGATGTCTCGATGATGGAACGGGCTATTCAAAACCTGTTGGACAACGCATTGAAATTCTCCCCCACCGGAGGCATAATCACCGTTGAGCTACAGCGCATCAGAAAAGGTGTGGAGGTGCGGGTGTCAGACAACGGCCCCGGAATCCGTCAGGATGAAATGCCCTACATTTTCGATCGCTACCGCAGTCGCAGCAACCACGGCTCCCTCGATATGATGGGCACCGGCCTGGGCCTTGCCATCGTCAGTAAAATCCTTGACCTGCACGACATCAAAATAGAAGTAAAAAGCAGTCGCAACAGCGGAACCAGCTTTATCTTTAACCTACCCGAATATGAGAAAAAAGGTGTGATGGCAAAATAA
- a CDS encoding nucleotidyl transferase AbiEii/AbiGii toxin family protein, giving the protein MLHTKAVEPPLLELLRSFMARDYLQQFVLVGGTALALQLGHRKSIDLYLFTLADFSSDDVIRHLQDDYKIHVLEKHPQTIICQVQGIKVDFIRFHYPFLKPVIEDEGIRMLSVEDIAPMKLDAITGRGSKKDFYDLYFLLKNYALTELLSLYQKKYPHETIFHIIRSLTYFVDAESDPDPMLLKNDITWPEVKRKIISVVQKI; this is encoded by the coding sequence ATGTTACACACAAAAGCAGTTGAACCGCCCCTCCTGGAACTATTGAGAAGTTTCATGGCGCGGGATTACCTTCAGCAATTCGTGTTGGTGGGCGGAACAGCCTTGGCCCTTCAGTTAGGCCACCGGAAATCCATTGACCTATATCTATTTACTTTGGCTGATTTCAGTTCTGATGATGTGATTCGTCATTTGCAGGATGATTATAAAATCCATGTGCTGGAAAAGCACCCGCAGACAATTATCTGTCAGGTTCAAGGAATTAAAGTGGATTTCATCAGGTTTCATTATCCCTTTCTGAAACCGGTTATTGAAGATGAAGGAATCAGGATGCTGTCAGTTGAGGATATTGCCCCAATGAAATTGGACGCCATTACCGGCCGGGGAAGCAAAAAGGATTTTTACGATCTGTACTTTCTTTTAAAAAACTATGCGTTGACTGAGCTTCTGTCGCTATACCAGAAGAAGTACCCACACGAAACCATATTTCATATAATCCGCAGCCTGACCTACTTCGTGGATGCAGAATCTGACCCTGATCCGATGCTACTAAAAAATGACATCACATGGCCAGAGGTGAAGCGAAAAATTATTAGCGTGGTGCAGAAAATTTGA
- a CDS encoding response regulator transcription factor, which translates to MKNVLVVEDDRNMADLLKIHLKDLDCEVKQAGTGEDGLQEALTQQYDLIILDIMLPEMDGIEVCNRIRAHDITTPILMLTAKSEEIDKVIGLECGADDYMTKPFSVREFIARVKAIFRRERMIKKEIQSNGQSILRLGELMIDKEKRKVAIDDERIELTPKEFDLLVLLASTPGKSYTREQILNLVWGYEFNGYEHTVNSHINRLRSKIEKNLGKPEYILTAWGIGYRFAEI; encoded by the coding sequence ATGAAAAACGTCCTGGTAGTAGAAGATGACCGAAATATGGCGGACTTGCTGAAGATTCACCTGAAGGACCTCGATTGCGAAGTGAAGCAGGCCGGCACAGGTGAAGATGGCCTCCAAGAAGCACTGACTCAGCAATATGACCTGATCATTCTTGATATCATGCTACCAGAGATGGATGGCATCGAGGTATGTAACCGGATTAGGGCACATGACATCACCACGCCCATCCTGATGCTGACCGCTAAATCAGAGGAGATAGACAAAGTGATCGGGCTGGAATGTGGCGCAGACGACTACATGACCAAACCCTTCAGCGTCAGGGAATTTATTGCCAGGGTCAAGGCCATTTTTAGGCGGGAACGCATGATTAAAAAAGAAATTCAGAGCAACGGCCAAAGCATTCTTCGCCTGGGAGAATTAATGATTGATAAGGAAAAACGGAAGGTAGCTATTGATGATGAACGCATTGAACTAACGCCCAAGGAATTCGACCTGCTGGTTTTGTTGGCCTCGACCCCTGGGAAAAGCTATACCCGCGAACAGATACTGAACCTGGTGTGGGGCTACGAATTCAATGGCTACGAACACACAGTAAATAGCCATATTAACCGACTTCGTAGCAAAATAGAAAAGAACCTGGGCAAACCCGAATACATCCTCACTGCCTGGGGTATAGGATACCGGTTCGCGGAAATATAA